The following are from one region of the Candidatus Obscuribacterales bacterium genome:
- a CDS encoding cation-translocating P-type ATPase, translating to MTRDEQKLEIDLQLLLPHVDNERDHCIQSLERQLQATRGITQAHIKAQEKQHTLCLHYDPTLLQLTNVQRLASHAGAAISNRYQHQLLPIIGMDCSDCTMVVEHGIKRIDGVLSVSVSYVSNTLKVEFDSFKTNTAEIKERIKGLGYEVPETGLRAVFAERRELIFSLICGLTMAIAWLTPKLSLPMEVAYPFFAAAYIFGGYDIARHAWHSIKERQFDTDLLMVFAAVGAAILGQFSEGALLLFLFSFGHALEELALDKARDAVSKLGQLTPNTAFVVRNTQQIEVSVDEIQIDEIVIVKPGVRIPVDGTVSHGQSSVDQSPITGESVPVEKDKGDKVFAGSINGNGQLLIKVTKLAKDNTLSRVMQLVEESQTQKTKTQQVTEKFTSWFVPAVLVLDLLLIVVPPLLGVPFKTAFLRAMTLLVGVSPCALALGAPSAALAGIAQAARNGVLVKGGVHLETLGQLNAIAFDKTGTLTHGKPKVTDIIVNGSMSENDVLALTAACEARSGHPLASAIVAEAKSRNLSLPEPTELRSIDGRGLVAKIDNHRIVIGNLRLMQSNGIELVPEHTEQLEAVESEGKTSISIAIDGKMAAIIALADTPRNEAKASLAKLRKLGLQHLFLLSGDNIRVASKLATDLGIDQVKAGLMPEDKVEQMKELAANKVVAMVGDGVNDAPALAAASVGIAMGGAATDVALETADVALMGDDLARLPFVISLGRATRTVIQQNLAVSIITILGLASTAVLGLTNIGWAILFHEGSTILVVANSLRLLAHRTLLPSEKAASLK from the coding sequence ATGACACGAGACGAACAAAAACTAGAAATTGATCTTCAACTACTGTTACCACATGTGGACAATGAGCGTGATCACTGTATCCAGTCGTTGGAGCGCCAGTTACAAGCAACTCGTGGTATCACCCAAGCTCACATCAAAGCACAGGAGAAACAACATACTCTCTGCTTGCACTATGATCCAACTTTGCTTCAACTGACAAATGTACAACGACTGGCATCGCACGCTGGTGCTGCCATATCCAATCGATACCAGCATCAACTCCTGCCGATCATTGGTATGGATTGCTCCGATTGCACAATGGTTGTAGAGCACGGAATCAAGCGCATAGATGGTGTCCTAAGTGTTTCCGTGAGCTACGTTTCAAACACTCTGAAAGTCGAGTTCGACAGTTTCAAAACAAACACTGCTGAAATCAAAGAACGTATTAAGGGACTTGGCTATGAAGTGCCGGAAACAGGGCTTAGAGCCGTTTTCGCCGAACGCCGGGAACTTATCTTCTCATTGATTTGTGGTCTAACTATGGCAATTGCTTGGTTGACACCGAAGCTGTCACTACCCATGGAAGTTGCTTATCCATTTTTTGCGGCCGCATATATTTTCGGTGGATATGATATCGCCCGCCATGCCTGGCATTCTATTAAGGAAAGACAATTCGATACGGACTTACTGATGGTATTTGCGGCAGTCGGAGCAGCCATTCTTGGACAGTTTTCCGAAGGAGCACTTTTGCTTTTCCTGTTTAGCTTTGGACACGCTCTTGAAGAACTTGCTCTCGATAAAGCTCGCGACGCAGTTTCTAAACTTGGACAACTTACACCCAACACTGCTTTCGTAGTTCGCAACACTCAACAAATCGAAGTTTCGGTTGATGAGATCCAAATTGATGAAATTGTTATCGTAAAACCAGGTGTACGAATACCGGTGGATGGCACAGTATCTCACGGACAGTCATCCGTCGACCAATCTCCGATCACAGGAGAGAGTGTGCCCGTTGAAAAAGATAAAGGTGACAAGGTCTTTGCCGGCTCAATAAATGGCAACGGACAACTACTTATCAAAGTCACTAAGCTTGCCAAAGACAATACTCTATCTAGGGTTATGCAACTTGTGGAGGAGTCCCAAACTCAAAAGACTAAGACGCAACAGGTTACTGAAAAATTCACTTCATGGTTCGTCCCAGCCGTGCTTGTCTTGGACTTATTGCTTATCGTAGTGCCACCACTACTAGGTGTGCCTTTCAAAACTGCATTCTTGCGAGCAATGACGCTTTTAGTAGGCGTTTCTCCTTGTGCACTGGCGCTTGGCGCACCATCGGCTGCTCTTGCAGGAATCGCTCAAGCAGCAAGAAATGGCGTCCTCGTAAAAGGTGGCGTACATTTGGAGACTTTGGGACAGTTAAATGCAATTGCTTTCGACAAGACAGGCACACTAACACACGGCAAGCCAAAGGTTACCGACATCATAGTCAACGGAAGCATGTCCGAAAACGATGTGTTAGCACTGACCGCTGCCTGCGAAGCACGCTCTGGTCATCCACTAGCCTCTGCAATTGTTGCTGAAGCCAAATCTCGCAATCTATCGCTTCCTGAACCAACCGAGCTTCGGTCAATTGACGGACGAGGACTTGTAGCAAAAATCGATAATCACCGAATCGTTATCGGCAATTTACGGCTTATGCAATCGAACGGCATTGAGCTGGTACCGGAACATACCGAACAACTAGAGGCTGTCGAATCTGAAGGCAAGACAAGTATTTCCATTGCTATTGATGGAAAGATGGCTGCAATCATCGCTCTTGCAGATACTCCACGTAACGAGGCAAAAGCCTCACTAGCAAAGCTTCGTAAACTCGGACTTCAGCATTTGTTCCTATTATCTGGAGACAATATTCGTGTTGCAAGCAAGTTGGCTACTGACTTGGGAATAGACCAGGTCAAAGCAGGTCTGATGCCTGAAGACAAAGTCGAACAGATGAAGGAGTTAGCCGCCAACAAAGTTGTAGCAATGGTTGGCGACGGTGTAAACGATGCGCCAGCATTAGCCGCCGCGAGCGTCGGTATAGCCATGGGAGGGGCTGCTACAGACGTAGCCTTGGAAACTGCTGATGTTGCATTAATGGGAGATGATCTTGCTAGATTGCCCTTTGTGATAAGCCTTGGGCGGGCCACGCGCACCGTTATTCAACAAAATTTGGCCGTTTCTATCATTACCATTCTTGGACTTGCCAGTACAGCAGTTCTAGGACTAACAAATATTGGTTGGGCAATTCTATTCCACGAAGGAAGCACCATACTTGTCGTTGCCAATTCACTGCGCCTACTTGCTCATAGAACACTACTTCCGTCCGAAAAGGCGGCGTCCCTCAAATGA
- a CDS encoding MgtC/SapB family protein: MDWQLELVMAMRALLAAFLGGLVGAERERHGQDAGIRTYGAVSLGACVFGLVSMHALGAGGIDTRIAAQVVTGVGFLGAGVIMREHGKTTGLTTAATVWATAATGLAIAFGMYLLGTLTATIIFFLLASHHLPGWKMLSSNSHVATSSAHQEHRDKEE, translated from the coding sequence ATGGATTGGCAGCTTGAATTGGTGATGGCAATGCGTGCATTACTGGCGGCATTTCTTGGCGGACTAGTGGGAGCAGAACGCGAACGTCACGGTCAGGATGCCGGTATTCGCACTTACGGAGCGGTCTCATTAGGAGCATGCGTGTTTGGATTGGTATCCATGCATGCCCTTGGCGCTGGTGGCATCGACACCAGAATTGCTGCTCAAGTGGTTACTGGAGTGGGTTTCTTAGGTGCCGGTGTAATCATGCGCGAACACGGCAAAACTACTGGACTGACCACTGCCGCCACAGTTTGGGCAACTGCGGCAACGGGACTGGCAATTGCCTTCGGAATGTATTTGCTTGGCACTTTGACCGCAACAATAATATTCTTTCTCCTTGCCTCGCACCACTTGCCCGGTTGGAAAATGCTTTCTAGCAATAGTCATGTTGCTACTTCGTCCGCACATCAAGAACATAGAGATAAAGAGGAGTAA
- a CDS encoding metal-sensitive transcriptional regulator, whose amino-acid sequence MPITDIEKEKIKARLGKASGHLKHVYQMVDDKKYCIDVLQQLKAVQAALDKVGEIILRQHLQTCVVEAIQKQDSNSVIEELVQVFRHAPTLYQYEDETTELPSSSSNRDCCH is encoded by the coding sequence ATGCCAATTACGGATATAGAAAAGGAAAAAATTAAGGCGCGTCTGGGTAAGGCAAGCGGTCATCTCAAACATGTCTATCAAATGGTCGATGACAAAAAGTATTGCATTGACGTACTCCAACAGTTAAAGGCTGTGCAAGCAGCCTTGGACAAAGTTGGGGAAATTATCCTTAGACAACACCTTCAGACTTGCGTTGTGGAGGCAATTCAGAAGCAAGACTCTAATAGCGTTATCGAGGAACTTGTCCAAGTGTTTCGCCACGCACCCACTCTCTATCAATACGAGGACGAAACAACTGAACTTCCCTCTTCAAGTTCCAACAGAGACTGTTGTCATTGA